The Geotoga petraea region AGGTATTATCACAGTTGAAGGGTTAACAACAATTAGTACGGACGTTATTGGATTTATTTGGGAAATAAATCCAGATTCTAAATATATTGGCTCAGGAAGATTAGACGGAGAAGGTATTCCTACCAACTTCTTTGCTGATGAAAATGTTAGAAAAGGATTTCAGCATGCTTTTAGCTACGACGCTTATATAGCAAGTGTATTGGAAGGACAAGCTATTCAACCTGTAAGTGCCTTGCCAAAAGGATTATTAGGTTATAGTGATGACATAGACAAACCATCATTTGATGCAAATGCTGCTACTAACTATTTTAGAAGAGCATTCAATGGTCAATTATGGAACAGAGGCTTTAAAATGACACTTGTTTATAATTCCGGTAACGATGCAAGACAAGCTGCTATGGAAATCTTAAGAGATAATTTAGCACAAATAAATCCTAGATTCCAAGTTGAAGTTAGAGGAGTTCAATGGCCAGATTATGTTGCTTCAAGAAGATCATACACTAACCCAACTAACTTCTTTTCATGGTTAGCAGATTATCCAGATCCACATAACTTTATTTCAACTTATTACAATTCAGACAGCGGATACTATGCTGCTTACATGGGAGATTCATATGCAAGATTTGCAAGTTTACCACAACCTGAATTTGGTGGTGTTTCCTTAAACGATTACATAATGATGGCGTTAGAAGAATCAAATACACAAAAAAGAGCTATGATGTATGAAAAAATCTCTGAATTTGCTGTAGATCACGCTATAAATTTACCAGTTGCTCAAGGGTTGGCAAGAAAAGCTTATAGAGATTGGTTAAAAGGTTGGGAAAGAAACCCAATGCAAGGTAGTAGCGATTACTTCTATATTTTATCAAAAGAAGAATAATATCATTAAACTAAAATTATTTAAAAACTAAATATCAGAGGGGGGACGCTTAGAAGCGTCTACCCTCTTATTTTTATGTGGAGGTGAACTTTTTTGACTGCCTACATAATAAGAAGACTATTGTTATTACCTTTGATAATTTTTGGGGTAACATTAATAGTTTTCAGCATGATGCAATTATTAGGTACAGATAAACTGGTTACAGCTTATATACCTCAGTCTCAAATTGATAGAATGACTGATGAACAGATTGAAAGTGTAAAAGAAAGATATGGGTTAAATGATCCTTTGCCTCTAAGGTATATTAATTGGCTAGGAAAAACTTTATCTGGTGACTTAGGTTGGTCTATTGTTGGTAAACAACCAACTTTAACAGCTATTTTACAAAGGGTTCCTTATACAATTGAATTGGCATTATATGCAATCGTGCCCATTATATTTGTTGGTATTTGGCTAGGAATAAAATCTGCAGTAAACCATAATTCTTTTATAGACAATTTCATAAGGATTTTTGCTTTAGTTGGTTATTCCTTACCAGATTTTGTTTTTGGATTAATAATTTTAATGATTTTTTATGGAGTTTTAGGGTGGTTTCCACCGGGTAATTTATCTTTATGGGCTGATCAAGCAGTTTCATCAGATTCTTTCAATACAATAACTCATTTAATATCTATTGATGCACTTTTAAATGGTAGATTCGATATATTTTGGGATGCATTAAGGCATATTATCGCTCCTGTTATAACTCTTGCATATTTATGGTGGGCATTCTTATTAAGAATTACCAGATCAGCCATGCTTGAAGTCATGAAAAAAGATTACATTAGAACAGCAAGGGCAAAAGGATTATCTGAAAAAGTTGTAATCAATAAACATGCAAGAAGAAATGCATTAATTCCGGTTACAACGGTTGCTGGTTCCATGATTATTGGACTGTTCATAGGTACAGTTTTTGTCGAAACCATATTTAACAGAACAGGTTTAGGAAGATTTGTTGCTGATGCTGCAACCCAGTTAGATTATTCGTCAATAATGGGAAGTCTTCTTTTTTATTCAATGATTCTTGTAATTGGAAATCTTATAATTGATATTTTATATGCAGTTATAGATCCAAGAATTAGACTTGAGTGAGGTGAATATTTGTGAATAAAGAAGAGCTCAAAAGAACGCTGAAAAAATTATTTGGAAATACTGGGGCTATAATAGGGTTCATTTTATTAGGATTCTTTATAGTTATTGCAATTATTGCTCCTTATATTGCTCCACCAGATATTCCTCAAGATATGGACCTTGAACAAGCAAATAAACTTATAGAAGATTACGAACCTTCTAATAAAGAAGAGATATTATCAGCTTTCGAAAGTTTTCAACAGTTTAATTTAGGATTTTATATGCAAGATTATCCTATAGTTAAAGAAGTTTATGAATCTTTAAAAGAATTTGACAAAGGAAATATTTCGTTAGAGGAAGCTAAGATGAGTTTACAAAAATTGACAAACTATTATATTGTAGACATATCTTTATTAGAGCAAATAGAAACTGATCCTAATGCAGTTATTTCTGATGTTGAAAAAGTTTATAAAAAATATAAGGATTATAATGAAAAGGGAAAAGTAGTAAAAGAAGAATTAGAAGAACTAAGGACTTTAGAAGGCGATGATTTTTTAAAAAAAGCAAAATCAATGTATAATGATTTTCATGATTTTTATATTGATAGTATAGATTTCGATCCTTTTATCATGCCAAAAGAATCCTTAGAAAATGCCCCTCAACCACCTTCAAGAGAATATCCTTTTGGTTTATCAAATGGAAGAAATATTTATTATGGCGTAGTATGGGGTACGAGAACTGCTTTTCAAATTGGTTTTTCAGTAGTTGCTTTTGCAACGTTTGTTGGCCTTTTAGTAGGATCAATAGCTGCGTACTTTGGTGGTTGGGTTGACGAAATATTGATGAGAATAACTGATATATTTCTAAGTATTCCTTTTATTTTGTCTGCTATGGTATTGACAACGGTATTAGGAACAGGAATAGATAAAGTCATGATAGCTATGATGACTTTTACCTGGATGTCTACAGCAAGACTTATAAGGGGAAATATTCTTCAAGCCAAAAATGAACAATATGTACTTGCTGCTCGAGCCTTAGGAGTCCCTGATTGGAAAATTATCATAGTTCATATATTACCTAATACTATTTTCCCAGTTATTATTCAAGCTACTATGAGAATAGGTACAATGGTTATTACTGCTTCTGGATTGAGCTTTTTAGGTTTAGGTGCTCCACAGGGCTATGCTGATTGGGGTTCTATTTTATCGTTTGCCAGAAACTGGATGCTTGGTGGAGGAGAAAATGCTTTTCAATATTGGTACACTATAGTATTCCCAGGTACTGCAATGGTTCTATTCGTTTTAGGGTGGAATTTAGTTGGCGATGCACTAAGAGATATATTTGACCCTAAAAATAGAATGTGAGGTGGAAATAATTGAATACAAAAAATAAAAAAGCAGAACCTTTGTTAAAAATAGAAAATTTAAAAACATATTTTAGAACTGAAGATGGAATTGTAAAAGCTGTCAATGGGATGGATTTTGAACTATATCCTGGTGAAACTTTGGCAATTGTTGGGGAATCAGGTTCAGGTAAATCTGTTACTTCATTAAGCCTTATGCACCTTTTAGACGAAAATGGTTTTATACCAGAAGGGAAAATTATATATAAGGGCCAAGATATTACCAAACTTTCTCAAAATAAGATGAGGAAAGTTAGGGGTAATGAAATATCTATGATATTCCAAGAGCCTATGACAGCTTTGAATCCTGTTTATACTATTGGCGAACAAATAATGGAAATGATCAAACTTCACTTAAAAATGAATGAAAAAGAAGCTAGAGCTAGAGCAGTTGATTTACTTCAAAAAGTTGGAATTCCAGAACCAGCAAAAAGAATAGAACAATACCCTCATGAATTATCTGGTGGAATGAGACAAAGGGCTATGATTGCAATGGCTTTATCTTGTGATCCTTCGGTACTAATAGCTGACGAACCTACAACAGCGCTCGATGTAACCATTCAAGCACAAATTTTAGAATTAATGAATAAATTACAAGATGATTATGGTATGGCAATAATATTTATTACTCATGATTTAGGAGTAGTTGCAGAAATGTCAGATAGAGCTATTGTAATGTATGGTGGAGAAATATTTGAAAAGGGAGATATAGTAGATATTTTCAAAAAGCCAAGAAATCCTTATACATGGGGACTCATGAATTCAATTCCAAGAATAGATGTTGAAAAAGAAAAATTATGGGCAATTCCCGGATCCGTTCCAAGCGCTATGAACTTTCCAAAGGGGTGTAAATTTGCTAATAGATGTTTTTTAGCTACTGAAAAATGTGAGAATGACGAACCAGAATTAAAAGAAGTTGGGAAAAATCATTTATCAAGATGTTTCTATGTTGACAAATTAGTAGAAGAAATTGATAAAGTAAAGGCCGGTGAATCAAATGGATAAAAAAACGCCATTACTTGAAGTAGAAAATATGAAAAAATATTTCCCTGTTAGAGCAGGTGTTTTTAAAAGAGTAGTGAACCAAGTTCAAGCTGTTGATGACATTTCTTTTAAAGTGAATTATGGTGAAACACTTGGTTTGGTTGGAGAATCTGGTTGTGGTAAAAGTACAACTGGCTTGTCAATTCTTAGGCTAATTAATCCAACAGCAGGAAGAATTATGATAGAAGGAGTGGATTCCACTCCCTGGTATATGAACGGAAGAGAAGCAAAGAAGTATATAAAAGAAACATATGAAAATAAATTTGAACAAATGTTGTTGGAATTTAAAACTGAGGATGAGGTAATTAAGAATTTAGAAAAAGAAATAGATAAAAAAATGGCAAAAATATATTTTGAGCACGGATATTCTGGTTTAAAAAAGGAATTATTAACCGATTTAAAAGAAAAAAGAAAATTTTTTAGAAAAGATGCTCAAATAATATTCCAAGATCCTTATTCTTCTCTTAACCCAAGGATGAGAATAAAAAACATAATAGGTGAAGGAATAAAAACGCATAATATAGCAAAAGGAAAAGAAGTAAATGATATCGTTGCGGACTTACTTGAAAAGGTTGGACTTTCTTCTGAATACTTGTATAGATATCCACATCAATTTTCAGGAGGTCAAAGACAAAGAGTTGGGATTGCCAGAGCATTAGCATTAAATCCTAAAATGATTGTTTCCGACGAAGCTGTTTCTGCACTTGATGTTTCGGTACAATCACAGGTTATAAATTTGATGGATGATCTAAGGGATCAATTTAATTTAACTTATATATTTATAGCCCATGATTTGGCTGTTGTAAAACATATAAGTGATAGAATAGCTGTTATGTATTTGGGTAAAATTGTTGAAATAACGGGGAAAAAGAAATTATTTGAAAATCCGTTACATCCTTATACAGTATCATTAATGTCGGCTATTCCTGTTCCGGATCCAGAAAACAAATCAAAAAGAATTATTTTGCAGGGTGACGTTCCAAGCCCATTAAACCCACCAACTGGTTGTAGGTTTCATACAAGGTGTCCTATTGCAAAAGAAATTTGTTCTAAAGAAGAACCACCATTAAAAGAATTAGAAGATGGGCATCATGTAGCTTGTCACTTCGCTGGTGATTTCAAAGGTTAATTATTTATAAAAAGTCGGCTGAAAAGCCGACTTTTTTGTTATAATTGATTAGGAGGGAAACAATGCCAGAAGAAAATAAAGATTCAGGTCTATATAAAAAAATATACAACGAAAACTATAAATACGTTAGAAATATTCTTAGAAAATCCATAAATAATAACGATTTAGAAGATGCAACACAGGAAGTATTCTTAAGAATATTTAAAGGTTTGGATAATTTTAAGGGTAATTCAAAAATACAAACTTGGATTTATAAAATAACAGAAAATGTAGCTATTGATTTTAAAAAGAAATATGTAAAAGAAAATAAACAAAATAAAAAAATAGCTCAACATAAAATTTATAAATCATACAATTTTACAAAACATATCTTTGATAAAATGAACTATGATCAGCTACTAAAATATATTGATAAACTTAGTCCAAACGATAGAATAATATTAAAGTTACGAGAGATAAATAATTATGATT contains the following coding sequences:
- a CDS encoding ABC transporter ATP-binding protein — translated: MDKKTPLLEVENMKKYFPVRAGVFKRVVNQVQAVDDISFKVNYGETLGLVGESGCGKSTTGLSILRLINPTAGRIMIEGVDSTPWYMNGREAKKYIKETYENKFEQMLLEFKTEDEVIKNLEKEIDKKMAKIYFEHGYSGLKKELLTDLKEKRKFFRKDAQIIFQDPYSSLNPRMRIKNIIGEGIKTHNIAKGKEVNDIVADLLEKVGLSSEYLYRYPHQFSGGQRQRVGIARALALNPKMIVSDEAVSALDVSVQSQVINLMDDLRDQFNLTYIFIAHDLAVVKHISDRIAVMYLGKIVEITGKKKLFENPLHPYTVSLMSAIPVPDPENKSKRIILQGDVPSPLNPPTGCRFHTRCPIAKEICSKEEPPLKELEDGHHVACHFAGDFKG
- a CDS encoding ABC transporter ATP-binding protein, coding for MNTKNKKAEPLLKIENLKTYFRTEDGIVKAVNGMDFELYPGETLAIVGESGSGKSVTSLSLMHLLDENGFIPEGKIIYKGQDITKLSQNKMRKVRGNEISMIFQEPMTALNPVYTIGEQIMEMIKLHLKMNEKEARARAVDLLQKVGIPEPAKRIEQYPHELSGGMRQRAMIAMALSCDPSVLIADEPTTALDVTIQAQILELMNKLQDDYGMAIIFITHDLGVVAEMSDRAIVMYGGEIFEKGDIVDIFKKPRNPYTWGLMNSIPRIDVEKEKLWAIPGSVPSAMNFPKGCKFANRCFLATEKCENDEPELKEVGKNHLSRCFYVDKLVEEIDKVKAGESNG
- a CDS encoding RNA polymerase sigma factor — protein: MPEENKDSGLYKKIYNENYKYVRNILRKSINNNDLEDATQEVFLRIFKGLDNFKGNSKIQTWIYKITENVAIDFKKKYVKENKQNKKIAQHKIYKSYNFTKHIFDKMNYDQLLKYIDKLSPNDRIILKLREINNYDYKKISKLLNIPIGTVKSRIFYSRKKIKKMIESDNGGEEL
- a CDS encoding ABC transporter permease, yielding MTAYIIRRLLLLPLIIFGVTLIVFSMMQLLGTDKLVTAYIPQSQIDRMTDEQIESVKERYGLNDPLPLRYINWLGKTLSGDLGWSIVGKQPTLTAILQRVPYTIELALYAIVPIIFVGIWLGIKSAVNHNSFIDNFIRIFALVGYSLPDFVFGLIILMIFYGVLGWFPPGNLSLWADQAVSSDSFNTITHLISIDALLNGRFDIFWDALRHIIAPVITLAYLWWAFLLRITRSAMLEVMKKDYIRTARAKGLSEKVVINKHARRNALIPVTTVAGSMIIGLFIGTVFVETIFNRTGLGRFVADAATQLDYSSIMGSLLFYSMILVIGNLIIDILYAVIDPRIRLE